Genomic window (Ruminococcus flavefaciens AE3010):
ATGTACTGAGAAACATCAACTTTGAGCTCAACGAGGGCGAATTCGTCACCGTCATGGGTCCCAGCGGCAGCGGTAAGTCCACACTGCTGTACACAATAAGCGGCATGGACAATATGACCTCGGGAGTGGTGGAATTCAACGGAAAGGATATCAGCACACTGAACAAAAAGGAGATGTCAAGGCTGCGGCTTACGGAAATGGGCTTCATCTTCCAGCAGATGTACATGATGAAGAAGCTCTGCGTGTTCGACAATATAGTACTCCCCGCGTACCAGTCGGGTATGCCGCGCAGTGAAGCCAACAAGCGTGCCGAAGCTCTCATGCGCAGACTGGATATAATCGAGACTGCCGAGCATGAGGTCAGCGAGGTATCGGGCGGACAGCTCCAGCGTGCCTGCCTTTGCAGAGCCCTTATCAACGGACCCAAGGTCATATTTGCGGACG
Coding sequences:
- a CDS encoding ABC transporter ATP-binding protein codes for the protein MNKVLQVKDLCKTYIIKKNSNNVLRNINFELNEGEFVTVMGPSGSGKSTLLYTISGMDNMTSGVVEFNGKDISTLNKKEMSRLRLTEMGFIFQQMYMMKKLCVFDNIVLPAYQSGMPRSEANKRAEALMRRLDIIETAEHEVSEVSGGQLQRACLCRALINGPKVIFADEPTGALNSKAAADVMRELTAANRDGTSIMMVTHSVKVAAMSDKVLYLMDGDIQGEIELGKLTDESELSSRERCLSSWLMERGW